A single Candidatus Hydrogenedentota bacterium DNA region contains:
- the argC gene encoding N-acetyl-gamma-glutamyl-phosphate reductase produces MIRVGLVGAIGYGGRELIRLLNLHPEAKLVAAAEVEAGKSIQELLPAFGKLVDVVCEKFDPAALAKKCDVVFIAVPGTKSMALGAALREAGVRTVDMGPDFRIKDLRLYSEYYKVEHTAGQWVPEAVYGLVPYYRDQLRDAQLVAAPGCYPASVILPMRPLVDAPIDKDVPIVVDAISGLSGAGRAVAEAFHFPEMNENVKAYRIGNHQHTPEIEQELLNAFTVQFTPHVGAYTRGILSTITVHLKEIFDVAACYERYADEPFVRVLGEGKPAEIRYVRGSNFCDIGWVVDKRTKNLIIVSAIDNLVGGTAGMAVQCMNVMFGLPETTGLKLAGMMP; encoded by the coding sequence ATGATACGTGTAGGTCTTGTAGGCGCCATTGGTTACGGCGGGCGTGAATTGATACGCCTGCTGAATTTGCATCCCGAGGCGAAACTGGTGGCCGCGGCGGAAGTCGAGGCAGGAAAATCCATCCAGGAATTGTTGCCGGCCTTTGGTAAACTCGTGGATGTGGTATGCGAAAAATTCGACCCGGCGGCGTTGGCGAAGAAGTGCGACGTGGTGTTCATCGCGGTGCCGGGCACGAAGTCCATGGCGTTGGGCGCGGCATTGCGCGAGGCGGGCGTTCGCACGGTGGACATGGGTCCGGACTTCCGCATCAAGGATCTGCGTCTCTACTCCGAATACTACAAGGTCGAGCACACGGCGGGCCAATGGGTGCCGGAAGCGGTGTACGGCCTTGTTCCCTATTATCGCGATCAATTGCGAGACGCCCAATTGGTGGCGGCGCCCGGTTGCTACCCTGCGAGCGTGATCTTGCCGATGCGACCGCTCGTGGACGCTCCCATTGACAAGGATGTCCCAATCGTTGTGGACGCGATTTCGGGTCTTTCGGGCGCGGGCCGGGCCGTGGCGGAGGCTTTCCACTTCCCGGAAATGAATGAAAACGTCAAGGCCTACCGTATCGGAAATCACCAGCATACGCCGGAAATCGAACAGGAGCTGCTGAATGCCTTTACGGTGCAGTTCACGCCGCACGTGGGCGCTTATACACGCGGAATTCTCAGCACGATAACCGTGCATCTCAAGGAAATCTTCGATGTGGCGGCCTGCTATGAACGCTACGCGGACGAGCCGTTCGTGCGCGTGCTCGGCGAAGGCAAACCGGCGGAAATCCGTTATGTGCGTGGCTCGAATTTCTGCGATATCGGTTGGGTCGTGGACAAACGCACCAAAAACCTGATTATCGTCAGCGCCATAGACAACCTCGTCGGCGGCACGGCAGGCATGGCGGTGCAGTGCATGAATGTCATGTTCGGGCTGCCGGAGACAACCGGCCTTAAACTGGCGGGGATGATGCCATGA
- the argJ gene encoding bifunctional glutamate N-acetyltransferase/amino-acid acetyltransferase ArgJ yields MTTIPGGVTAAKGFQATGVAAAIKPNSTKKDCALIVSDRLATAAGTFTRNLFKAPPVRWSESVCTRGVARAIFANSGNANACTGDRGYADAQATAKMVAEGIGARSEEICVLSTGVIGLPLPMDRIAYGVRECLASLRADGSADAAAAIMTTDTVPKETAVELALSGGTVRLGAIAKGAGMIAPNMATMFCLLTTDAAIEPEPLAKILRESVEVSFNQICVDNDMSTSDSVICLANGASGTPVLQPGTDDFGRFAAALRDVCIHMAQSLVRDGEGATKFVEIAVNGASSDNDAKIIARAIATSQLCKTAFFGQDPNWGRFACAAGYSGASFIPEKLCMWIDDIQVMRDGMPAEYKEEDAAACMRKPEFRIRVEVGNGPGKTVFWTSDLSHNYVEINADYRT; encoded by the coding sequence ATGACGACCATCCCGGGCGGCGTAACAGCGGCAAAAGGCTTCCAAGCAACAGGCGTCGCTGCGGCCATCAAGCCGAATTCGACCAAAAAGGATTGCGCGCTCATCGTCAGCGACCGATTGGCGACAGCGGCCGGCACATTCACGCGCAACCTATTCAAGGCGCCTCCGGTGCGCTGGAGTGAAAGCGTATGCACGCGCGGCGTCGCGCGGGCGATTTTCGCGAACAGCGGCAATGCGAACGCCTGCACGGGCGATCGCGGCTATGCCGATGCCCAGGCAACGGCAAAAATGGTTGCCGAGGGCATCGGCGCACGATCCGAGGAGATCTGCGTGTTGAGCACGGGAGTCATTGGCCTCCCGTTGCCGATGGACCGTATCGCGTACGGCGTGCGGGAATGCCTGGCATCGCTGCGCGCGGACGGCAGCGCGGATGCCGCCGCCGCCATTATGACCACGGATACCGTCCCGAAAGAAACAGCCGTCGAACTAGCGCTTTCGGGCGGCACGGTGCGGCTGGGCGCCATCGCGAAGGGCGCGGGCATGATTGCGCCCAACATGGCCACCATGTTCTGCCTGTTGACCACGGATGCCGCCATCGAACCGGAGCCGCTCGCCAAGATTCTGCGCGAATCCGTCGAGGTATCCTTCAATCAAATATGCGTGGACAACGACATGAGCACAAGCGACTCGGTCATCTGTTTGGCGAACGGGGCATCGGGCACGCCGGTTCTACAGCCGGGCACGGACGACTTCGGGCGCTTTGCCGCCGCATTGCGCGACGTGTGCATTCACATGGCCCAATCGCTGGTACGCGACGGGGAAGGCGCGACAAAATTCGTCGAAATTGCCGTGAATGGCGCCTCTTCCGACAACGACGCAAAGATCATCGCGCGCGCCATCGCGACATCCCAACTGTGCAAGACGGCCTTTTTTGGGCAAGACCCCAACTGGGGGCGTTTCGCCTGCGCCGCAGGCTATTCCGGCGCATCGTTCATCCCGGAGAAACTGTGCATGTGGATTGACGATATCCAAGTCATGCGCGACGGGATGCCGGCCGAATACAAGGAAGAAGACGCGGCAGCCTGCATGCGCAAGCCGGAATTCCGCATTCGCGTGGAAGTCGGAAATGGACCGGGAAAAACCGTATTCTGGACATCGGATTTGAGCCACAATTACGTGGAAATCAATGCAGATTACAGGACGTAG
- the argB gene encoding acetylglutamate kinase has protein sequence MEAVIQKASVLVEALPYIRKFEGKTVVIKYGGSAMTDPRIRKSTAEDVVLMKYVGMNPIVVHGGGPAINGMLKRLAIESKFHQGRRVTDDAAIEVVEMILAGTVNKDIVTLLNQAGGQAVGLSGKDANLLHARKIEFEDGADIGHVGQIVNVHTRILNVLCAAGMIPVVAPLATDAEGGTWNINADTAAGEVAAALQAEKLVFLTDTPGVLRDKDDPDSLIHHLRHGEVAQLTREGIIAGGMIPKVDACIKALDYGVSRTHIIDGRVPHALLLEIFTDKGVGTLVTL, from the coding sequence ATGGAAGCGGTTATACAAAAAGCATCGGTGTTGGTCGAGGCGTTGCCGTACATTCGGAAGTTCGAGGGCAAGACGGTCGTTATCAAGTACGGCGGCAGCGCCATGACGGATCCCCGCATCCGCAAGAGCACGGCGGAAGATGTCGTGTTGATGAAATATGTCGGCATGAATCCGATCGTCGTACACGGCGGCGGACCGGCCATCAACGGCATGTTGAAACGGCTGGCCATCGAATCCAAGTTCCATCAGGGGCGCCGTGTAACCGACGATGCCGCCATTGAAGTCGTGGAAATGATCCTGGCCGGAACGGTCAACAAGGACATCGTCACGCTGCTCAACCAAGCCGGCGGACAGGCCGTCGGCCTTTCCGGCAAGGATGCGAATCTGCTGCACGCGCGAAAGATCGAGTTCGAGGACGGCGCCGATATCGGACATGTCGGCCAGATTGTCAATGTGCATACCCGCATCCTCAACGTGCTCTGCGCGGCAGGCATGATTCCCGTCGTCGCGCCACTCGCGACAGACGCGGAGGGGGGCACGTGGAACATCAATGCGGACACCGCCGCGGGCGAAGTGGCCGCGGCGCTTCAGGCCGAAAAACTTGTCTTTCTGACGGACACGCCGGGTGTGCTGCGCGACAAGGATGACCCGGATTCGCTGATTCACCATCTGCGGCACGGCGAGGTGGCCCAGTTGACGCGCGAGGGAATCATCGCGGGCGGCATGATTCCGAAAGTGGATGCATGCATCAAGGCGCTGGATTACGGCGTGTCGCGCACCCACATCATTGACGGACGCGTTCCACACGCGCTTCTGCTTGAAATTTTTACGGACAAGGGCGTGGGCACGCTCGTCACGCTTTAG
- a CDS encoding MotA/TolQ/ExbB proton channel family protein, whose translation MLPAGYNTAYELIGRGGVVMWPIFVCSIVALAIAIERFYTLRRITVVTREFMDLIRAALRQDRVQEALQTCDETRAPIARIVKAGLVKHNRTKTDIREAIEDAGRLEIPRLERYLAGLGTCAQVAPLLGLLGTVQGMIKCFAAIENRRGMVNPSDLAEGIGNALITTFAGLVVGIPAMVAYNYFVTRVDTMIVEMEVGASEAVELMTMHRTGEDG comes from the coding sequence ATGTTGCCGGCAGGATACAACACCGCATACGAATTGATCGGCAGGGGCGGCGTGGTGATGTGGCCGATTTTCGTCTGCTCGATCGTCGCGTTGGCCATCGCGATCGAGCGCTTCTACACGCTGCGCCGCATCACAGTCGTCACGCGGGAATTCATGGATCTGATCCGCGCCGCGCTACGGCAGGATCGCGTCCAGGAGGCGTTGCAAACCTGCGACGAAACCCGTGCGCCCATCGCGCGCATCGTAAAAGCGGGCCTGGTCAAGCACAACCGCACCAAAACCGATATCCGCGAGGCCATTGAAGACGCGGGACGGCTGGAAATACCCCGTCTCGAACGTTATCTCGCCGGACTGGGAACCTGCGCGCAAGTCGCGCCGTTGCTCGGCCTGCTGGGTACGGTCCAAGGGATGATCAAATGCTTCGCGGCCATCGAGAACCGCCGAGGCATGGTAAACCCTTCCGATCTCGCCGAAGGCATTGGAAATGCCCTGATCACGACGTTTGCGGGGCTTGTTGTGGGCATTCCCGCCATGGTGGCGTACAATTATTTCGTTACGCGCGTGGACACCATGATCGTTGAAATGGAAGTCGGCGCATCGGAAGCCGTTGAATTGATGACAATGCACCGAACCGGCGAGGACGGATAG
- a CDS encoding biopolymer transporter ExbD encodes MMQAAADKRLIRFRKDRKPRIRATIDMTALMDVVLNLLIFFMLGTTFATQFPVTIKTAEAAGPSAYEEKDLSITLSHEGGIFVNEEQVDGFDEVSRILAEAHAQRPDITVVIRPDARIESARLIEVLGLVNDAGIRHCTIAARPAGPPQR; translated from the coding sequence ATGATGCAAGCGGCGGCGGATAAACGCCTCATACGGTTCCGCAAGGATCGGAAGCCCAGGATCCGCGCCACGATCGATATGACGGCCCTCATGGACGTCGTTCTGAACCTGTTGATTTTCTTCATGCTGGGAACAACCTTCGCCACGCAGTTCCCCGTGACCATCAAGACCGCCGAGGCCGCCGGGCCGTCCGCATACGAGGAAAAAGACTTGTCAATCACGCTTTCGCATGAGGGCGGGATTTTTGTGAATGAGGAACAGGTGGACGGATTCGACGAAGTTTCGCGCATTCTCGCAGAGGCGCATGCGCAACGCCCGGACATCACCGTCGTAATCCGGCCCGATGCCCGCATCGAAAGCGCGCGGCTCATCGAAGTGCTCGGACTGGTCAACGATGCCGGCATCCGCCATTGCACGATTGCCGCCCGTCCCGCCGGGCCGCCGCAACGGTAA
- a CDS encoding PmoA family protein, whose product MRKLAVTFYGIIHGSLIKECAVVPEQRAELCMEGDPWLATVSTPYDPSAHSDTCKVFTHLYSPCDGLPITKGAGGFDSHQRGLHIGWRRTEVEGRNFDTWHMTDCSQRHGGWLAEPGHVAAHAFIVDWCDAGGRPFLREFRSVLCRRARYGARMFDLQSRLAAVDRPVALRGDPHHAGVQIRLANEVCRRPWGTRFVLPGNAQRRRNDVVYDALWVCCLSTIRDKRHAVLHMTHPANPGLEHLVYGIRAYGRFGAFFDADLKPGFPMRMRFRILWTEGELDRDECEALYREYTSSF is encoded by the coding sequence GTGCGCAAGTTGGCGGTCACATTCTACGGCATCATTCACGGATCGTTGATCAAGGAATGCGCCGTCGTGCCGGAACAGCGCGCGGAACTGTGCATGGAAGGCGACCCGTGGCTGGCGACGGTTTCGACGCCCTACGATCCCTCCGCCCATTCGGATACCTGCAAAGTCTTTACGCATTTGTATAGTCCTTGCGACGGGCTGCCGATTACAAAAGGGGCGGGCGGTTTCGATTCGCATCAGCGTGGCCTGCATATCGGCTGGCGACGCACGGAAGTGGAAGGGCGGAACTTCGACACGTGGCATATGACGGATTGTTCCCAGCGCCATGGCGGATGGCTGGCTGAACCGGGGCATGTGGCCGCCCACGCGTTCATCGTGGATTGGTGCGACGCGGGGGGGCGGCCTTTCCTGCGCGAGTTTCGGTCCGTGTTGTGCCGCCGCGCGCGATATGGCGCGCGCATGTTCGATTTGCAGTCGCGGCTGGCCGCCGTGGACCGTCCTGTCGCCCTGCGCGGGGACCCGCACCATGCCGGTGTCCAGATTCGCCTGGCGAATGAAGTTTGCCGGCGGCCGTGGGGCACCCGGTTCGTGCTGCCGGGCAATGCACAACGCCGGCGCAACGATGTCGTGTACGATGCGCTCTGGGTTTGCTGCCTTTCCACTATTCGAGACAAGCGCCATGCCGTTTTGCACATGACCCATCCCGCCAATCCGGGTCTCGAACATCTAGTCTATGGGATACGCGCCTATGGGCGTTTCGGGGCCTTTTTCGATGCGGATTTGAAGCCCGGGTTTCCCATGCGCATGCGTTTCCGAATCCTGTGGACCGAGGGCGAATTGGACAGAGATGAATGCGAGGCTCTCTATCGCGAGTACACCTCATCCTTCTGA
- a CDS encoding PmoA family protein, whose amino-acid sequence MQRVSVSAFLLLWCGVAFSVEFVFEEQPGSCLLKGDGKTWMATMMAAFDPAKRDETYKVYTHIHDFQGIAPITKGPGGKYPHHRGMFIGWKDVVANGLHFNLWEMANTSQRHVAWLERKGGLDSARQSERIHWCDPEGKVLIEETRTLAVRPGPGGVRLFDFQSVLLAPSGDIQLRGDLQHAGMQVRMAQEVADHEDSTKYILPEGAQELPDDKVVGAWWVCCSPVVRDVRYWVVHMTPSGHPLGQPVYSIRRYARFGAFFEPDLQAGKPSAFSFRIAVSDKELDRAACESLYADYCKPAP is encoded by the coding sequence ATGCAAAGAGTGAGTGTGTCGGCTTTTTTGCTGTTATGGTGTGGGGTTGCTTTTTCGGTCGAGTTCGTGTTTGAAGAACAACCCGGATCGTGCCTGTTGAAAGGCGATGGAAAAACGTGGATGGCCACGATGATGGCCGCTTTCGATCCGGCAAAACGCGATGAGACATACAAAGTCTACACACATATCCACGATTTTCAGGGCATCGCCCCGATTACCAAGGGACCGGGCGGGAAATATCCGCATCATCGCGGTATGTTCATTGGCTGGAAGGATGTCGTGGCCAACGGTCTCCACTTCAATTTGTGGGAAATGGCGAATACCTCGCAGCGCCATGTGGCGTGGCTGGAACGCAAAGGAGGGCTGGACTCCGCGCGGCAATCGGAGCGCATCCACTGGTGCGATCCGGAGGGAAAAGTGCTTATCGAGGAGACGCGGACCCTTGCCGTCCGGCCCGGTCCCGGCGGCGTGCGCCTTTTCGATTTTCAGTCTGTGCTTTTGGCCCCGTCCGGCGACATCCAGTTGCGCGGGGATCTTCAGCACGCCGGCATGCAGGTCCGCATGGCGCAAGAAGTGGCGGACCATGAAGATTCGACGAAATACATTTTGCCCGAAGGTGCCCAGGAACTGCCGGACGACAAGGTCGTGGGTGCATGGTGGGTATGTTGCAGTCCGGTTGTGCGCGATGTGCGCTATTGGGTCGTTCATATGACACCGTCCGGTCATCCGTTGGGTCAGCCGGTGTATTCGATTCGCCGGTATGCGCGATTCGGTGCGTTTTTTGAGCCGGACTTGCAGGCCGGAAAGCCATCGGCATTCTCGTTTCGCATTGCGGTATCGGACAAGGAACTGGACCGCGCCGCCTGCGAATCGCTGTATGCCGATTATTGCAAGCCCGCACCCTGA
- a CDS encoding ThuA domain-containing protein: protein MATMKKILMVLGGQYHPLDRCGEIVKKLLEDTGRYLVTPTHDLNTLRAGNIGRFDAAIVYADGGELRKDQENGLVNFVKNGGAFIGLHGAAASFTKNAAYVDMLGSTFAGHDAQFEFPVTPTAADSMITRRIQPFRVTDELYLLDKFQADSCEVLATAMWRGKPQPMAYTRTHGKGRVFFLALGHDERSLNHPEVQKMIRRGVDWTFGRKEIKSMKAGVIGYGKSFKMGRLHLESMRAAGFEIVAACDLVEQRRIEAEEDFPGIPTYASSRKMLEKSGVELATVITEHNDHAKRVIECLNAGVHAITEKPFCITIEEADAMIAAARRNRRMLSVFHNRRWDGDYMAIKHAIASGLIGEVFHIEACMGGYGHPSYWWRSEKKISGGAFYDWGAHVVDWTLGLVPAQIVEVSGYFQEKRVWHDVTNEDHCSATVRFSNGCSAFIELSQIAAAGKPRWRILGTKGGILDYDDDKFTVISYRDGVRSEATLKYFESDWHAYYRNIADHLMLGEPLVVTPESARRVIAVIATAEKSSKAGKALPMPKHCA, encoded by the coding sequence ATGGCGACGATGAAAAAAATCCTCATGGTACTGGGGGGACAATATCATCCCCTCGATCGGTGCGGCGAAATTGTAAAAAAACTTCTGGAAGACACCGGGCGGTATCTGGTCACACCGACGCACGACCTAAACACGCTGCGCGCGGGAAATATCGGGCGTTTTGATGCGGCAATCGTTTATGCCGACGGCGGGGAACTACGGAAAGATCAGGAAAATGGGCTTGTCAATTTCGTGAAGAATGGCGGCGCATTCATCGGATTGCATGGCGCGGCGGCCTCGTTCACGAAAAATGCGGCTTATGTGGACATGCTCGGCTCGACGTTTGCCGGGCACGATGCGCAGTTCGAGTTTCCCGTGACGCCGACAGCGGCGGATTCGATGATCACGCGGCGGATACAACCTTTTCGCGTGACGGACGAACTGTATCTGCTCGACAAATTCCAGGCGGATTCCTGCGAAGTCCTTGCAACGGCCATGTGGCGGGGCAAGCCGCAGCCCATGGCATACACACGGACCCACGGTAAAGGCCGGGTCTTTTTCCTCGCGCTGGGCCACGACGAACGCTCGCTGAATCACCCCGAAGTCCAGAAAATGATCCGGAGGGGCGTGGACTGGACCTTTGGTCGCAAAGAGATCAAATCCATGAAGGCGGGCGTCATCGGATACGGAAAATCGTTCAAGATGGGCCGACTTCATCTCGAAAGCATGCGCGCCGCCGGTTTTGAAATTGTGGCCGCATGCGACCTTGTCGAACAGCGCCGGATTGAGGCCGAGGAGGACTTTCCCGGCATTCCGACCTACGCCTCCTCACGAAAAATGCTTGAAAAATCAGGCGTGGAACTCGCCACGGTCATCACCGAGCACAACGATCACGCCAAACGGGTCATCGAATGCCTGAATGCCGGCGTCCATGCGATCACCGAGAAACCCTTCTGCATCACCATCGAAGAAGCCGATGCGATGATCGCCGCCGCCCGCAGGAACAGGCGCATGTTGAGCGTCTTTCACAACCGCCGCTGGGACGGCGACTACATGGCCATCAAACACGCGATCGCCAGCGGCCTGATCGGCGAGGTTTTCCATATCGAGGCCTGCATGGGCGGATACGGCCATCCGAGTTACTGGTGGCGGTCCGAAAAAAAGATCAGCGGCGGCGCGTTCTACGATTGGGGCGCACACGTCGTTGATTGGACCCTCGGACTCGTTCCGGCGCAAATCGTCGAGGTCTCCGGCTATTTCCAGGAAAAACGCGTCTGGCACGATGTCACCAACGAGGACCATTGCTCGGCCACGGTGCGCTTCTCGAACGGATGCAGCGCCTTCATCGAATTGTCGCAAATCGCCGCGGCCGGCAAACCGCGATGGCGCATCCTGGGTACGAAAGGCGGCATCCTCGACTACGATGACGACAAGTTTACTGTCATCAGTTACCGCGACGGCGTGCGATCCGAGGCGACGCTCAAGTACTTCGAGTCCGACTGGCACGCCTATTATCGCAACATTGCCGATCATCTCATGCTCGGCGAGCCGCTTGTCGTGACCCCCGAAAGCGCCCGGCGCGTCATCGCGGTGATCGCCACCGCCGAAAAATCATCCAAGGCCGGCAAAGCCCTGCCCATGCCCAAGCATTGCGCCTGA
- the amrB gene encoding AmmeMemoRadiSam system protein B, with translation MRRHIFYGICLTLLWSGLSEAVTRFALPVAAGVWYPADKAALESALKECMKDARPPAGERMAACIVPHAPYQTSGAIAGAALGMLQPGQYDRVIVLGASHRSSFRGCSIPSVEFYQTPLGSIPLDGQSIRQLDLSPLIEVRSVNYQADSSRVQVHEIEYSIEATLPFLQERLGTFRLIPILVGDFLDYQKKTDVDAIEAVAKSLHPLMDDRTLLVVSSDFTHYGNNFSYRPFKENIIESIEALDKEAFRLILTRDFRGFVRYLDDTRNPICAKNAIAILLRIVPKSATGRLLAHDISARKTGDTRTSISFASLAFFVPDPAVEEKPE, from the coding sequence ATGCGGCGCCACATTTTTTACGGCATCTGCCTGACGCTTCTGTGGAGCGGCTTGTCCGAAGCTGTAACGCGTTTTGCCCTGCCGGTCGCCGCGGGTGTCTGGTATCCAGCCGACAAAGCAGCGCTGGAATCGGCCCTGAAGGAGTGCATGAAAGACGCGCGGCCCCCGGCGGGCGAACGAATGGCGGCATGCATCGTGCCGCATGCGCCGTACCAGACATCCGGCGCCATTGCGGGCGCCGCGCTGGGAATGCTTCAGCCGGGACAATACGATCGCGTTATCGTGCTGGGGGCGTCGCACCGGAGTTCCTTCCGCGGTTGCTCGATTCCGTCGGTCGAGTTTTACCAAACCCCCTTGGGCAGCATTCCGTTGGATGGCCAAAGCATCCGGCAGTTGGATCTTTCGCCGCTCATCGAAGTGCGTAGCGTCAACTACCAGGCCGATTCGTCCCGCGTTCAAGTCCACGAAATCGAATATTCAATCGAGGCGACGTTGCCCTTCCTCCAGGAACGCCTTGGAACGTTCCGCTTGATCCCCATCCTAGTCGGCGATTTCCTTGATTACCAGAAGAAGACCGACGTGGACGCGATCGAAGCCGTCGCGAAATCGCTTCACCCCCTGATGGATGATCGGACCCTGCTGGTCGTCAGTTCCGACTTTACGCATTACGGCAACAACTTCAGTTACCGCCCTTTCAAGGAAAACATCATCGAATCCATCGAAGCACTGGACAAGGAGGCGTTCCGCCTCATTCTCACGCGGGATTTCCGGGGCTTTGTCCGCTATCTCGACGATACCCGCAATCCAATCTGCGCGAAAAACGCCATCGCCATCCTGCTGCGGATCGTGCCGAAATCCGCAACCGGCCGCCTGCTGGCCCATGACATTTCCGCGCGCAAAACGGGCGACACCCGAACCTCCATCAGTTTCGCTTCCCTGGCCTTTTTCGTCCCGGACCCGGCCGTGGAAGAGAAACCGGAATAA
- a CDS encoding DUF1559 domain-containing protein: MKKQGFTLIELLVVIAIIGILAAILLPALARARESARRSSCQNNLKQLGVVYKMYANENRAQKFPMMAARLSYQVQNAEVIYSSYNECGYNNPYLPPTAGGDAEFVPDGKSIYPEYLTDVNILICPSDSQAKKAQQYWFINGKVDPCAITAESYMYVNWALTGRDGEGYLKSGADPNPGNMPLGVAAIGTYLDLGFITKVNTLLTQQSAIDPPGSQNLYDTDFKFTNQDGKEITIYQMREGIERFFITDINNPGATTRAQSVIPIEWDLASTTADEFNHVPGGSNVMFLDGHVEFIKYPGEFPITQAFAVMTSMF; the protein is encoded by the coding sequence ATGAAAAAGCAAGGTTTTACGCTCATCGAATTGCTGGTTGTCATCGCCATCATTGGCATCTTGGCGGCAATACTGTTGCCCGCGCTTGCCCGAGCCCGTGAATCAGCACGCCGTTCGAGTTGCCAGAACAACCTGAAACAGCTTGGCGTGGTGTACAAGATGTACGCGAACGAAAACCGCGCCCAGAAATTTCCCATGATGGCCGCCCGGTTGTCGTATCAGGTCCAGAATGCGGAGGTCATCTACAGTTCGTACAACGAATGCGGATACAACAATCCGTATCTGCCGCCGACGGCGGGCGGCGACGCGGAATTCGTGCCGGACGGGAAGTCCATTTATCCCGAATACCTGACGGACGTGAACATCCTGATTTGTCCGTCGGATTCCCAGGCGAAAAAGGCCCAGCAGTACTGGTTTATCAACGGCAAGGTGGATCCGTGCGCGATTACGGCCGAATCGTACATGTACGTGAATTGGGCCCTGACAGGACGCGACGGCGAAGGATATTTGAAATCCGGCGCGGATCCCAATCCGGGCAATATGCCCTTGGGCGTGGCGGCGATTGGCACGTATCTGGATCTTGGCTTCATCACCAAGGTCAACACGCTTCTCACGCAGCAGTCGGCCATCGATCCCCCCGGCTCGCAAAACCTGTATGACACCGACTTCAAGTTCACGAACCAGGACGGAAAAGAAATCACCATCTATCAGATGCGGGAGGGTATCGAGCGGTTTTTCATCACCGACATCAACAATCCCGGCGCAACGACGCGCGCGCAAAGCGTCATTCCCATCGAATGGGATCTTGCCAGCACGACCGCCGATGAGTTCAACCACGTGCCCGGCGGATCAAACGTCATGTTTCTGGACGGACACGTCGAGTTCATCAAGTATCCGGGCGAATTTCCGATTACGCAGGCCTTTGCCGTCATGACGTCCATGTTCTAG
- a CDS encoding SUF system NifU family Fe-S cluster assembly protein produces MNLYDQVLLDHNRNPRNFRPMPGATHSGEADNPLCGDRIAVFLRVEDGVVAEASFQGKACAVATASASLMTVAVQGEVVEEAKKMCLSVKAFLNDRAEPAPTASLAMLERVRDYPVRIGCAELPWTAVAAALATGDRQP; encoded by the coding sequence ATGAACCTATACGACCAAGTCCTGCTCGACCATAACCGGAATCCGCGGAATTTCCGCCCCATGCCCGGCGCCACGCATTCCGGCGAGGCGGATAATCCGCTGTGCGGCGATCGTATCGCCGTTTTTCTGCGCGTCGAGGACGGCGTCGTGGCCGAGGCAAGTTTTCAGGGCAAGGCGTGCGCCGTGGCCACGGCATCGGCCTCGCTCATGACCGTCGCCGTGCAGGGGGAGGTTGTGGAGGAAGCGAAAAAAATGTGTCTTTCCGTGAAGGCTTTTCTCAATGACCGGGCGGAACCGGCGCCGACCGCTTCCCTTGCCATGCTTGAACGGGTCCGCGATTATCCTGTTCGCATCGGATGTGCCGAATTGCCGTGGACAGCGGTTGCCGCCGCGTTGGCGACGGGGGACCGACAGCCCTAA